A single region of the Pieris rapae chromosome 21, ilPieRapa1.1, whole genome shotgun sequence genome encodes:
- the LOC110993950 gene encoding toll-like receptor 3: MPTFLWLLLSFALNVKCNIMQDYETISVNLLSPPVDKTSLALPLDVGKDKFSGCLCRGTMDKEVVVCFGNYECKRFPKIKLEKCKVLVVRTTIISEILIGDLDLYNHVKVLKIDGNSRLEYLQPGLFKNLSNVEQLSISYNTQLHSLHPDTFAGLVKLHNLTLANNAFKNIGLLTPAFRPTILPSLRVLDISENAFGVISEDAFIQMEGSKLSRLVINLCSLDYIHANSLSKLKELKQLRIGENDLSSSNIIGFLLALQADNINLTHLCLSSMGFRKRPPMDLLKVIANSTISELSLADNQFEVLEDDYFPTMPNIELLDLRRIFVTSIGPYSFSPVKFPRLRILLLSENNLPGIHVKHISNPQVLLLDLSSNKGRPTRPLYYEIDRGVFNDCRDLRFLNLAFNRLKHMYNHTFTGLVNLRILNMENGTIFHIGDGTFKPLRRLELLNLGNNPLTANENLTSAMFDGLNELKVLILKNCGIKRFYDDDNIFEMMPNITHLILTSNQLSYITPETLKPLKNLKVLDLSQNLFVSWWQALFLAAGVRPLKLYLMNNKITHYTISMIEDMDYLLENSNTSVEINLADNLFICDCNAIYQTYKWLQANGSVGLQRYFNSSEVQCSSPDVWENRKVADYILSIKNLRCLIYNKMTNMTLLIWTAPSLVSIVLLIMILVVIYKYRIYLRYWIFLAKIALGRKFIRYSVKTKSDQKGYKYDAFVSYCNDDRQFVLDMTKELEAKPPFLKLCIYERDFEIGSFISESILGSINESRYIILVVSNAFAKSQWCRWETHLAEYHRLFLEDGSPYDPLVLIKIGELDSKYLTTTLKYLLKTKIYHMWDEQNPEDFFIRLRNVLGKNK, translated from the coding sequence ataaAATTGGAAAAGTGCAAAGTGTTAGTTGTGAGAACAACAATAATTTCAGAAATACTAATCGGAGATTTGGACTTATACAACCATGTCAAAGTGTTGAAAATTGATGGCAACAGTCGACTGGAATATTTACAACcaggtttatttaaaaacctatCAAACGTAGAACAACTGTCGATATCATATAATACTCAACTGCATTCTTTACATCCAGACACGTTCGCTGGTCTTGTCAAACTCCATAATCTGACGTTAGCTAACAACGCATTCAAAAATATTGGTTTACTCACGCCAGCCTTTAGACCCACCATCTTACCATCATTACGCGTCTTAGATATATCAGAAAATGCTTTTGGTGTAATTTCTGAGGATGCATTTATCCAAATGGAAGGCTCAAAACTTAGTAgacttgttataaatttatgtagtCTTGACTATATACATGCGAACAGTTTATCGAAATTAAAAGAGTTGAAACAGTTACGTATTGGAGAAAATGACTTGTCTTCGTCGAATATAATTGGATTTTTACTGGCGCTTCAAGCAGACAACAttaatttaacacatttatgCCTATCAAGTATGGGGTTCCGGAAGAGGCCTCCTATGGACCTATTGAAAGTTATCGCAAACTCTACCATTTCAGAGCTCAGTCTCGCAGATAACCAATTCGAAGTTCTGGAAGATGATTATTTTCCTACGATGCcaaatatagaattattagATTTGAGAAGAATTTTTGTTACGTCCATAGGACCTTATTCATTCAGTCCAGTAAAATTCCCTAGACTACGCATCCTACTGTTGagtgaaaataatttacctgGGATTCACGTAAAGCATATATCAAATCCACAAGTTCTGCTGCTAGATCTTTCATCGAACAAGGGCAGGCCTACAAGACCATTGTATTATGAAATCGACCGTGGTGTGTTTAATGATTGTCGAGACCTCCGTTTTTTGAACCTTGCATTTAACAGGTTAAAACATATGTACAACCATACCTTTACCGGATTAGTTAACCTAAGAATCCTTAACATGGAAAACGGAACTATCTTTCATATTGGCGACGGCACGTTTAAACCATTGAGGCGTCTGGAATTGTTAAATTTAGGAAATAATCCACTCACAGCAAATGAGAACCTTACAAGTGCAATGTTTGATGGGCTAAACGAGCTAAAGGTGCTTATTCTGAAAAATTGCGGAATTAAACGTTTCTATGACGATGATAACATCTTTGAAATGATGCCGAATATCACCCATTTAATACTTACAAGTAACCAGCTATCCTATATTACTCCTGAAACATTAAAACCACTAAAAAACTTAAAGGTTTTAGAtttaagtcaaaatttatttgtatcttgGTGGCAAGCTCTTTTTTTAGCTGCAGGCGTGCGtcctttaaaactttatttaatgaacAACAAAATAACACACTATACAATAAGTATGATAGAAGATatggattatttattagagAATTCTAATACCAGTGTTGAAATCAATCTCGCTGACAATCTCTTTATTTGCGACTGTAACGCCATCTACCAAACCTATAAATGGTTGCAAGCGAACGGTTCTGTTGGATtgcaaagatattttaattcatcagAAGTGCAGTGCAGTAGCCCAGATGTATGGGAAAATCGAAAAGTAGCGgactatattttatcaattaaaaacctGCGCTGTCTgatctataataaaatgacaaaTATGACGTTACTAATTTGGACCGCTCCCTCATTAGTTTCAATAGTTCTTCTTATAATGATTCtagtagttatttataaatatagaatatacttAAGATACTGGATATTCTTAGCCAAGATAGCGCTAGGACGAAAATTCATCAGATACTCTGTCAAAACTAAAAGCGATCAGAAGGGTTATAAATACGATGCATTTGTGTCATATTGCAACGATGATAGACAATTTGTATTAGATATGACGAAGGAGTTGGAAGCAAAACCTCCTTTTCTAAAACTTTGTATTTACGAAAGAGATTTCGAGATTGGTTCTTTTATATCCGAATCTATATTAGGTAGTATAAATGAAAGTAGATATATAATCTTAGTTGTAAGCAATGCATTTGCAAAATCTCAATGGTGTAGATGGGAGACCCATTTGGCGGAATACCACAGACTATTTTTAGAAGATGGTTCCCCGTACGATCCGTTAGTCTTAATCAAGATAGGGGAATTAGATAGCAAATATCTAACTACCACGTTAAAGTACCTGCTTAAGACAAAGATATACCATATGTGGGACGAACAAAATCCAGAAGACTTTTTTATCAgattaagaaatgttttaggtaaaaataaatga